One window from the genome of Streptomyces sp. NBC_01476 encodes:
- a CDS encoding acyl-CoA dehydrogenase family protein → MSASPASPAPASRPSFDPYDPLGLDDLLTEEDRAVRDTVRAWAADRVLPHVAGWYEAGELPAARELARELGSIGALGMPLTGYGCAGASAVQYGLACLELEAADSGIRSLVSVQGSLAMYAIHRYGSPEQKERWLPPMAAGEVIGCFGLTEPDHGSDPAGMRTYAKRDGTDWVLDGRKMWITNGSLAGVAVVWAQTEEGVRGFLVPAGTPGFTAPEIHHKWSLRASVTSELVLDGVRLPADAVLPEAVGLRGPLSCLSHARYGIVWGAMGAARSCFEAALEYAKGREQFGRPIAGFQLTQAKLADMAVELHKGILLAHHLGGRMDAGRLRPEQVSFGKLNNVREAIGICRTARTILGANGISLEYPVMRHATNLESVLTYEGTVEMHQLVLGKALTGLDAFRG, encoded by the coding sequence ATGTCCGCATCCCCCGCATCCCCCGCACCCGCGTCCAGGCCGTCCTTCGATCCGTACGACCCGCTGGGCCTGGACGACCTGCTCACCGAGGAGGACCGGGCGGTCCGCGACACCGTACGGGCATGGGCCGCCGACCGGGTGCTGCCCCATGTCGCCGGCTGGTACGAGGCAGGCGAACTCCCCGCGGCCCGCGAACTCGCCCGCGAACTCGGCTCCATCGGAGCGCTCGGCATGCCGCTGACCGGCTACGGCTGCGCGGGCGCCAGCGCGGTGCAGTACGGCCTGGCCTGCCTGGAACTGGAGGCCGCCGACTCCGGCATCCGCTCCCTGGTCTCGGTCCAGGGTTCGCTGGCGATGTATGCAATCCACCGCTACGGCTCACCCGAACAGAAGGAGCGCTGGCTGCCGCCGATGGCGGCCGGCGAGGTGATCGGCTGCTTCGGGCTCACCGAACCCGACCACGGCTCCGATCCCGCCGGGATGCGGACGTACGCCAAGCGCGACGGCACCGACTGGGTGCTGGACGGCCGCAAGATGTGGATCACCAACGGTTCGCTGGCCGGTGTCGCTGTGGTCTGGGCGCAGACCGAGGAGGGGGTCCGCGGCTTCCTGGTGCCGGCCGGCACCCCCGGCTTCACCGCCCCCGAGATCCACCACAAGTGGAGCCTGCGGGCCTCCGTCACCAGCGAACTGGTGCTGGACGGCGTACGGCTGCCCGCCGACGCGGTCCTCCCCGAGGCCGTCGGACTGCGCGGCCCGCTGAGCTGTCTCAGCCACGCGCGCTACGGCATCGTGTGGGGCGCGATGGGTGCGGCCCGCTCCTGCTTCGAGGCGGCGCTGGAGTACGCCAAGGGCCGGGAGCAGTTCGGCCGGCCGATCGCCGGCTTCCAGCTCACCCAGGCCAAGCTCGCCGACATGGCGGTGGAACTGCACAAGGGGATCCTGCTCGCCCACCACCTGGGCGGACGGATGGACGCCGGCCGGCTGCGCCCCGAGCAGGTCAGCTTCGGCAAGCTCAACAACGTCCGCGAGGCGATCGGGATCTGCCGCACCGCCCGCACGATCCTGGGGGCCAACGGGATCTCGCTGGAGTACCCGGTGATGCGGCACGCGACGAATCTGGAGTCCGTGCTCACCTACGAGGGCACGGTGGAGATGCACCAGCTGGTCCTGGGCAAGGCGCTCACCGGGCTCGACGCCTTCCGCGGCTGA
- a CDS encoding cell division protein SepF, with product MGSVRRASAWLGLVDDNGGEGYYDEEYADYGEGSERADTWVTDPRVRVASESAEEQGRRIATVTPDGFRDARGIGELFRDGVPVIVNLTGMDSADAKRVVDFAAGLTFGLRGSIERVATRVFLLTPADYSVMNADSRRGGDGFFNQS from the coding sequence ATGGGTTCGGTACGACGGGCGAGTGCCTGGCTGGGCCTCGTCGACGACAACGGCGGCGAGGGTTACTACGACGAGGAGTACGCCGACTACGGCGAGGGCTCCGAGCGTGCCGACACCTGGGTGACCGACCCACGGGTGCGGGTGGCCAGCGAGTCCGCCGAGGAGCAGGGCCGCCGGATCGCCACCGTCACCCCGGACGGTTTCCGGGACGCGCGCGGCATCGGGGAGCTCTTCCGGGACGGCGTACCGGTGATCGTCAACCTCACCGGCATGGATTCGGCCGACGCCAAGCGCGTCGTCGACTTCGCGGCCGGGCTCACCTTCGGTCTGCGCGGCTCCATCGAGCGGGTGGCCACCCGGGTCTTCCTGCTGACCCCGGCCGACTACTCGGTGATGAACGCGGACTCCCGCCGTGGCGGGGACGGCTTCTTCAACCAGTCGTGA
- a CDS encoding DUF5685 family protein, producing MFGIIRPCRHRMSEGMAASWLAHLCGLCLALRDGHGQFARIATNYDGLVISVLTEAQSPPVSTAHDGGRRTPGGRLRTAGPCPLRGMRTAQVATGEGARLAAAVSLVLASAKIRDHVDDRDGAFGRRPVAAAARTVARRWDRAGARGGEAVGFDTAVLLDAVGRQGGIEAAAGPGTPLLTVTEPTETATAAAFAHTAVLTGRPGNLAPLAEAGRLFGRLAHLLDAVEDLADDTGTGAWNPLTATGTGLAEARRLCDDARHGIRLALHDTEFADPAAGRLAHVLLVHELGRSVDRAFGTGGCTHRAAQLPPPGNPFRGSPYAPQDPGRSPYAPGGPGGPGGFPPPEPPRRRGLLMGCLVYTGMCCTCELCCREHDDAWSGQRRDSWCGSCDGDCCDCCDCCECCECLNCGA from the coding sequence ATGTTCGGCATCATCAGACCGTGTCGTCACCGCATGTCAGAGGGGATGGCGGCGTCCTGGCTCGCCCATCTGTGCGGGCTCTGCCTGGCACTGCGGGACGGCCACGGACAGTTCGCCCGTATCGCAACCAACTATGACGGACTGGTCATATCGGTCCTGACGGAGGCTCAGTCCCCTCCGGTGTCCACCGCGCACGACGGCGGGCGGCGTACGCCCGGCGGCCGGCTGCGCACCGCGGGCCCGTGCCCGCTGCGGGGGATGCGTACCGCACAGGTCGCCACGGGGGAGGGTGCCCGGCTCGCCGCGGCGGTCTCGCTGGTGCTCGCCTCGGCGAAGATACGTGACCATGTCGACGACCGGGACGGCGCGTTCGGCCGGCGGCCGGTCGCCGCGGCGGCCCGTACCGTCGCCCGCCGCTGGGACCGGGCCGGCGCGCGCGGCGGGGAAGCCGTCGGTTTCGACACCGCCGTGCTGCTCGACGCGGTCGGCCGGCAGGGCGGGATCGAGGCGGCGGCCGGGCCCGGCACCCCGCTGCTCACCGTCACCGAACCCACCGAAACGGCGACCGCGGCGGCCTTCGCGCACACCGCCGTCCTCACCGGGCGGCCCGGCAACCTGGCACCGCTGGCGGAAGCGGGCCGGCTCTTCGGCCGGCTCGCCCATCTCCTGGACGCGGTCGAGGATCTCGCCGACGACACCGGCACCGGTGCCTGGAACCCGCTCACCGCGACCGGTACCGGCCTGGCCGAGGCGCGGCGGCTCTGCGACGACGCCCGGCACGGCATCCGGCTCGCCCTGCACGACACCGAGTTCGCCGACCCGGCGGCCGGGCGGCTGGCGCATGTGCTGCTCGTCCACGAGCTGGGACGGTCGGTGGACCGGGCCTTCGGCACCGGCGGGTGCACCCACCGGGCGGCCCAGCTGCCGCCGCCGGGCAACCCGTTCCGCGGGAGTCCGTACGCGCCGCAGGACCCCGGGCGCAGTCCGTACGCACCGGGCGGCCCCGGCGGCCCCGGCGGATTTCCGCCGCCGGAACCGCCGCGGCGGCGCGGACTGCTGATGGGGTGCCTGGTCTACACGGGCATGTGCTGCACCTGCGAACTGTGCTGCCGTGAGCACGACGACGCCTGGAGCGGGCAGCGCCGGGACTCCTGGTGCGGCAGCTGTGACGGCGACTGCTGCGATTGTTGTGACTGCTGTGAGTGCTGCGAATGTCTCAACTGCGGGGCCTGA
- a CDS encoding LLM class flavin-dependent oxidoreductase encodes MRRTRTLHLAAAIDGGEEPAGSYLELVRLAERGALDFVTLAGGEGDSGDDALAVLTRLAPATDRVGVVPALAASSAPPAELALAVAALDRVSQGRAGWALAVPGAAAGRGRAERAEARWRHADEVAAAVSLAWDADGDLAGGAGSRTPQGRPVIAVDATEPAARTTAARHADVAFVRAARPDQALLIRNDLRRLAMEAGRDPDRLLVLGELAIDLGGGELGPEPGADSSPAPDGTGGVLFSGGPVDLADLIADWQRSGAVDGFHVRPVEPRRDLERFVNGTVALLQHRGLFRSFHPGATLREHLALRRPVPHPAPPGQPFRR; translated from the coding sequence CTGCGGCGGACCCGGACGCTTCATCTGGCCGCTGCGATCGACGGTGGGGAGGAGCCCGCTGGGTCCTATCTGGAGCTGGTCCGGCTTGCTGAGCGCGGGGCGCTGGATTTCGTGACGCTGGCCGGGGGAGAGGGTGACAGCGGCGACGACGCCCTCGCGGTCCTCACCCGGCTCGCGCCGGCCACCGACCGGGTCGGCGTGGTGCCGGCGCTGGCGGCCTCCTCCGCACCTCCGGCCGAACTCGCCCTCGCGGTCGCCGCTCTGGACCGGGTGAGCCAGGGCCGGGCCGGATGGGCGCTGGCCGTGCCGGGCGCGGCGGCGGGACGGGGCAGGGCCGAGCGGGCCGAGGCGCGGTGGCGGCACGCGGACGAAGTGGCCGCTGCGGTCTCCCTCGCGTGGGACGCGGACGGTGACCTTGCCGGCGGCGCCGGTTCGCGGACGCCGCAGGGCCGGCCGGTGATCGCGGTGGACGCCACAGAACCCGCGGCCAGGACCACCGCGGCCCGGCACGCGGACGTCGCCTTCGTCCGGGCCGCCCGTCCGGACCAGGCGCTGCTGATACGGAACGACCTGCGCCGGCTCGCGATGGAGGCGGGCCGCGACCCGGACCGGCTGCTGGTGCTCGGTGAACTCGCCATCGACCTCGGCGGCGGCGAACTCGGTCCCGAACCTGGCGCCGACAGCTCCCCCGCTCCCGACGGCACGGGCGGCGTGCTCTTCAGCGGCGGACCGGTCGACCTGGCCGACCTCATCGCGGACTGGCAGCGGTCCGGCGCGGTGGACGGCTTCCACGTGCGGCCGGTTGAGCCACGCCGCGACCTGGAACGTTTTGTCAACGGCACGGTGGCGCTGCTCCAGCACCGGGGCCTCTTCCGTTCTTTCCACCCGGGCGCGACGCTGCGGGAGCACCTCGCCCTGCGGCGGCCCGTCCCGCATCCGGCACCCCCCGGGCAACCGTTCCGACGGTGA